The sequence GACAGAGATACATAGGTTGtgtgtaaatacatatttttatttcatcgaaTGTCAACTTCCAAACTAAATGATTTATACagttatattactattaaaataaatgttttgaatattattttaaatgttataaagatatattgttgATGTCAATCCTGTTGTATTTATTGAGATACGATATTAGTATCCAACCTATAGATTAATTTTGATCGAATCGAACTAAGATGTATGCTATCCTTTTCACTCTTCCACTTAAGAATGAGACAGCTATATTTGGTCGTTTCTAATTCGTTTAGCTCAACGGGTACAGAACTGAcactaaagattaattaaaaataatgtattatagaGGTATATTTGAAACGGATGCGGTGCTCGTTTTAACAACTCAGAAAAGAGAACAAAGTCCGATTCATCATCGTACGAAGCAGACACGCACAAacacagacaaaaaaaaatagatccACGAACGTATTAACACCTAGCGAACGTCAGTAATGGGTATCTGGGCAGACACGGAGCGGAAGACGTTAGTCGTGAGAAGGTCGACGCGACGCAAGGGAGCAAACGGTACAGGAGGGCGTGAGGCGCGGGCGCTACAGCTCGTCGTCGAAGCGCTCGGGCGCTCGGGCGCCGCCCACGAACACGGCGTGGTGCTCGAGCAGCTCGCGGCGCGACAGGCGCGCGTCGCCGTCGTCGTCCGCCGTCGCCAGCAGGTGCTCCGCCTCCTCCTCCGCTATCTCGCTGCAAGCCAACGGGGGCACGGCTGATTGTTAAATCGTACATtgcactataaaaatatatacttctgTTGTAAATTTATTCTGCACGCTGGTACGGTGAGGTATGATCGAGTAACACGAGCAGCAGTCGTAGTCGAGCGGCATGGGTGTGTTTCTCGACTGCCACTTTTATTCCCCGGGTCCGGAAAAATTTGGTTGAAGGTATTCAATGTGATATCTAagtctaaaataaaaagtgaacCCCAGCATGAAACCTTGTCGAACTCTCTCTGATACCTGGTTTCTATTTGTAGTGAGAGATAGTTAGCATTAATTATGACAGTTCTGGAACTTAAGTGGAAAGCCGTTTAATGGTagcgaaattaaatttatgtaattaagataattataaaggTATGTTGTAGAGTGTTAAAAGCTTGGGAATAATCTActaaaagtatatttgaaaGTTGAACTCAAAAGGGTACTATCAGCTATAGGTCCATTGTCATCTCTATCAATTGACCATGTGGCTGTCATGTCATGGAGGTAATTATTGGTGTGTGGTGGTGGGTGGTGGTAGACGGTACTCACTCGTTGTCGGGCACGAGCCAGCGCCGCAGCTCGTCGGGCGCCAGCAGGCCGTCGCGGTCGCGGTCCAGCTCGTGCTCGAACTTATCGCGCTCCGCTATCACCCACTCCTGGTCCTGCTGCGCGCCTGCACGGAACAGTTCAACACGTTTTTTCTAACACATAATATGTATTCGAAACAGTATAAATATgtagtaattaaaactttactaatcattttataagaaCGCAAATGACGATCGAAACCAAAGATCGAGGTACTAAAATAATCTCAAGGGATTTTTTGCTAAATTaatcaatgattttttaaaatatatattctcgtACTTAGAAAGAAGAAAACAAAATCTCAAACACAATACAAATATCAAACAACACGGTTTTTAACAAAACCCTAACGTAattcaatatgttttatataagaaaCGCTTTACTTTAAAGGTAAGCCTTCGAAATATCAGCGAACTAAAATACTGAATTTGGTCGTCGTTTTGAATTCAGTCTACCCTTTCTCCTCTAACAatgattttttgataatttaaaacctTTACTATGTCAAACCGTGgctatatacttaatataacgaatatatatactcatatacatacatacatacaagagataaaataagcatataacaaagataatatgatattaagaATCTTTGAAATGAGCAGTTTTAatgaacatttaatataaattaagactaTCGCTATTGGTAATGATTTGGGaccaattaaatatgaaaaccaaatcattatacaaaattgttaaaacattaaaacataatgAATGATCTCGAACACTGAGATAAGAGAGCAATTCATTTGAAACGCAAAACACTTGTTGGTGTCGATGCTTGTTCAACATCGCCGTGTTTACAAACTAAACAAGAACTGAGTTCATTACTCTGAGTTTGTAACAATATTGTTGTACTTAAATCATTAATCAGTAGTCACTAACACGTACGAAAATGTACCACGAGAGGGTAAGGGGACGCCAAAACCAATTGAAATTGGCTGTGTCTCAAAGAAATATCAACTATTCCATAAATCGTCGAAAGAAACTATAAGGCTTGTATTAGTAGTTTAATATTAGAGCGCACTAGACGAACATTATTGGATTGGAGTGAACGTTGAGCGAGGttttatggattttttattagaaattaaaacacGTAGCAAACTTTATCGGTCACTCCTACGACATATGGCAGAAACTCTGGCCGACGACATATGTACTTCTGGCTCATTTTATTCCTACATTTGCGCTTGCCTGTATTTGCACTGCCTTATCTTGGTAACCATTGTACTCTCTGAATACGCTACGATAGCTGCACTCCGGAAAGTGAGGGAAAGTAACGATGTATAAATGAATTTTGATAAACGAAGTCTTATTTTCATAATCGACATCGATGACTATAGcaaaaatatacgaaatattCTTGCGGATATGATATGGCGACACTACGAGCACAGGATAAGAACGGCTACGCGAACTAACTAAGAACCATCAGACATATTTCTCAATCACCGAAATTATGGGGTCTGCCAAAAATGCAAAAGCCGAATATGAAGCCTGATAAACGTGGCAGTGAAAAGTTTATCTAAGCACCTAGCCTCGGTCCTTACGGGTCTGTTACGGAATACCTCTACTTTTGTTTCAAACTCGAGGCGATCACCACTCTCATGTTTgcatttaatgtatgtatgtataagtgaAATTTAATCGTGACGTCATACCCCTGTCTCCGATGTACTCGTGGAAGCTGATGAGTCCGTCTCCGTTGAGGTCCTTCTCCCGTATCGTCTGGTTCACGAGGAAGACGTGCATCGACTCGTGCTCCTCGGGGTTAGAGAACACCTGGCAGAGAAGAAGTGGAAGAAGTTAAAAGAATCAAATTGATAATTATCAATGAACAGAATGGTATCAAATATAGCGAGCTCACCGCGAACTCGTCGAAGTCGAGCGCGCCGTCCCCGTTGGCGTCGGCGGCGCGCCACATGGCCTTCTCCTCGCGCACCAGCTGCCGGGAATTACACTCCATAATATACttagtaacaatatttataattggatCCCGGAACGACGAGGTAGATCACTTACGAAGGTCTTTCAATTTCCTTTACTTCAAATTAtcggaattttaataaaatactttactcTTGGACTACAcactaaaacattttgtaagtaGGAGCGTTACTCACTATCATACTAGTGCACgcctataataatttaacatagatACATTAGGAATACATTAAGTATAATCTACAACTATAGAGTTGCCGCATGTATTTTAAGTTGACTAATAGATAAGattgatagatagatagataaatagataaaataaataacagtccTATCAGAGATgtactgaaaaataaatgttcatcAGTTGCTGAAATAAAATCAACCAAATTATCGTTGCTTACGTCATAAAAATCGTCGTCCTAATGATCCAAGTTAAGACTTAAAGCAAAACGTTTAAGAGAATTCAGAAAGAAGATGGTAATTTATTACTTgaagatattttccttcaaccCGGAGCATCGGATACATCAAAATAGTAAAAAGTTCTAAAATTGTCGTTGTTTAAatctatgttataataataagcatATAGTGAATAAACAGTTaagtaataaacttaataaagacAATGCAAGATTTAGTTCTTGAAAACTTGTCCTAAGTATTCTTATTTCTATCTATGGTAGAAAAATTTGTAACTAAAATTCCAAATAAACatccttaaatataatttaattgtatcgaCTTTATGGCCAGTTTGACAGCTGCTCGTGACTACTGGAAATTTAATGGCGTCATCATAAACGGAGCGTGCTAATGCAATTGACACATTTAACCAATTAAATTCTTTAGCCATCATATTTCCATCTACTTTATACTGTTcacatatttataactaattgtCACCAgcgagagtcgagatggcccagtggttagaacgcgtgcatctcaaacgatgattgcgggttcaaacacaggcaagcaactgaattttcatgtgcttaatttgtgtttataattcatctcgtgctcggcggtgaaggaaaacatcatgaggaaacatgcatgtgttaaattctgccacatgagtatccaccaaaccgcattggagtagcgcggtggaatatgcagcaaaccttctcttcaaaaattgaggaggccttagcccgacaatgtattaattttaacgtTTGTCAGCCGCGGTTTACTTGCGTTTTAAGGTTCGATCAGCAGGTGCTAGGCATACGAAGTAGCCTACGTCCTACCTTAGGGTCTAAACCTGCTAcctaacaaatttcatcaaattcggttgcgatagagtaacagacagagtatagattatcaaatgttttttatctcttacgtttgtaaattattgtagGTCGTCAATgttttaatcgattttaatatctCTTCTTTTATTTATGCTGTGGAGTTGAGCATTAGTTAAGGAACATAATTAATGATTTGCCCAgctaaagaatattatattgacaTCACTATTAAGGCTATTCGAAACCTTCCTATGACAGGTGCTCTTTTTGGTGTAAAAAGGTTTATAATCTTAAATTGTCAACCATATATGACACACAGTTAGTGTGTGAAGAATTGCGATAAGTTGCAGACCCAGAAACTGAAAATCATTAGGTATAGAAAAGCACCATCATTTTCATCACGTACCATGCCCGTGTCTCCGATATCCTCGGAGTCGAGTTCCTCTTCAGCGCTGACACCAAAAGCGTCCTTGAGATACTCCGACCACGTGACTAACCCATCTTGATCACTGTCTGTTTCTGACATGCGCTCCTCGGCTTCCTCTTGGGATAACTTTCTAAatcagaaattaattaattaagatatcactacaatttaaaaatattttattaattctatttttatgaaataggacgggtaaatgggccacctgatggtaaatggtcaccaccgcccatagacatcccATTCTCCAGTCCCCAACAagttaccaaccttgggacctaagttgttatgacccttgtacctgaagttacactgaTCCCGAAGTACCCACACAGTCACCTTTCAAAGCAAAACACGGCAATACAACATATTGTTgcttgggggtagaatatatgatatatgataatCCAGACGAGCTCACACAAAGCCGTATCAAcatgcaaaatttattttttaaattgtatttataaaattttacacactTTTTCTTATATTGATCTGTGTATGAAGTTTTATCCCATATggcttaaaacttttaaaacaattttaacatatttctatttaatctaCATAATTCAAtagttatgtttatatttttgccACATTTTTGACAACTACATGATATAGctgtttttgtgtttaattttacttgaacATAGAATTACTATCATCTTAAGCGTACATGAGCGCAAGAGATCACACTTTAGTAGTGTGAAGTTAGTTTAGTTTGTAGATTTCAGATTGAGAAAAAAATACAGAGTACCGATTCATGCATCAATCACTATTGCAGTGATCTTAGTTTtggttaataacaaaataatatacttatctaTGCTAATTATAGCACTTTAATCCCTTAAACTAGAATGTAGCGGTACAATTTATTGATCTTAGCTAGTAGAAGAACAAAAAGGTGCTTCATTACTCAGACGATCTAGCACAAAACCAGTGCAGGGATTATTCatgtaaaagatttataaatatagaatcatTGGTTTCTGAGATTGATGTTTTAACTTATTCAATTATGTACAATATAATGTTCCATGTTTTTTCATATAACACATTTAAAGTAACTCATTCctgataaaaacattatacacATCTTATAGGTCAAGGTCATACCAAAACTACTTTGTATGCGAAAATTTACCTtgccttaaaataataactgaatTTTTTTTAGGACTTCTATTTTAAGCCTTAATAGAAGCTATGGAAACACATTTCACAGCCTTGATacagtttgtaaaaaaaaaccagaCATAGATTGTATTGAATGAATcacttataaatacatatggaAATATATGCTAATCAGTCTTttgaatataaaagatatatagagCTTGCTCCTTTTTGATATGCTAAATACAAGCTCATGTGTTGTTTGATAATTTGATATAGGAATATTTCATTCACTGATGTTCTAAGTGAACTTtacatcttcaaataaaaggaatgttttaatatttgccATAAAAACCCATTGTAGGTTTATATGGCAAATATTTGGAGCTTTTCACTGGTAAAAGGAAAGctgatattgaatttttaattaaattacaatacaatctcTTTTTCCTTTcacttaatacatttttgaatggaatataatatactagtcaagtacttaaaaattttatgaGTCAACTCACACAAAAGAGTTCAGGATCCACTTCTTAAGCTCAGACTGGTCGACATAGGAATCACCATTGAGGTCCATTTTCGGCAGTAAAAGCGCGAACCGCCGCTTCGCCTCCTCGGGACTGAGCGAGTCATATTCCTCGGCCTCCCTGACGCTACCTATTGAGAAATAATATGTTACCACCAAAACAGCGGGCACGAGACATAAAAGAGCTGGTTTTATAGACATATCCACTATCGCATTCCTTATCACCGACTAAACATCGTGCATTGCAAAACGCTGCGCCGGAGCAACGTGACCGAGTAAACATGTACGTATAGCTGAGGCGCACCTAGTATCGCTTCGTGATCGAACTCCACGTTATGACCGGCGTCGTTATAGTGCTCATAGTCTCTCGGCCGGTACGCGCCGTCCGATTCTCGCTCCGTATTATCGATGCTGTGACTGTGCACGGCCGCTGTTGCACACAGCAAGATATTTGGCGTCAATAAAAGCGTCAgcgtaatataatattgttttgacaTAGTTTACATTCAATTATCACTTTTAGCGTTTATTTGTTTTGTCTTCTCGCAATATTTCAGCTATGTATACTCATTTTAATTCGTTTCCTCTTAAAAATAACATCCGAACATCGTAATcgtatctgtaaataaaatatatatcagatgACACTTGATGACAGACAGTTCGCAGACCGAATGACAGCTGAGGTTTTGGCCGCAGTCCGAGTGCCTGTCACCGTTCCGTTTGCGAGCTTCGATGTCATATAATACATCATAGTCTGTTTTCTATGTTTCGATTGTAATTGTGTTTAAGGAATGGGTTGCCTATTGGCTcaattaaaagcttttaaaattgCTAACCAATCAGAGTCCAATATGTGTTATCTGGTAACTTTTCCACCCATAAAAACAATtccaataccaaatatttttttatctggtaTCTAGGAAATAAAGATCGACTAAAAAGTTTCagaaactttattcaaaatcaacacagaataatacaataataataattgcttatgatttattttaataaattattagcagCCATGATGATTAAGCTTATACGACGACTCGCTACATGACTTGGAAAAGATCGGAGGAATTTCGATAGGTGTTTGTGAACTTCTCCAACAACCAAAGGTAAATGCATGCGTGTAGTTTGATCTGATGGGTTTAGATTTATTAACGCTTCTTCCAAATATCTGCGAATAGATAAAATCACGTCACggtaaatatgaattaaatgatAGTATCATAAATATGTCATtaggtactaaaatatttttttgattattgttcaataaaataaatatattattgacctGCATTTAAGTTGAGTATCGTGGACCATATCAGTAGCGAGTTGTTGAACTAGAGACAACAACACTGACTGTTTAAGACTGCATGGCGTAGAGAACACCTTATCCAAGTCGGCAGCCTTGCAAGCTGCCATCACAAGGGACAAATCCGAGGACGATAGAGCTTCCTCGAAGGATTTATTAATGTCGCCTTCTTTTATCTGTTTGTTAATTTCCGCTGATTTCATCTACAAAATAACAGTAGAAAGTATTCGATACAGAAACACTTCaacaaataattagttaaaaaaataatttgtttcggcgaaaaagattattaaattggaaaataatttaatgtaggcaatattatttactaattgatCAATAATCGATCTTTCGGGATCGGCCGGTTGCGGTGGGCTGATATGAGAGAATATTTCTTTCTCGTGTAGTGCAGAATTTTCATCCCAAACGTCTGTTTGCAACTGTGGCATTAGTATGCCTAATAATTGCTCCCGCCATTCTTTgagttcattttttaaaattctaaaatttaaaatggataAAAAACCATTagcgtattatatattactatatatatactatagacTATAATTAAGTGATTATCTTAATTCATATGAAATCATTCACAAGCTAAGAAACTTGTCAATGGAACTATGTCCTTTCTTTAAAAGCATTTTGagcgtaacaaaaaatatacgaatttaTACCAACATTTCTTAACTgtacttatatattacatataaatcaatACTCACATTTGTAACGTGCTTTGCAAATTATCAAAGATTCCTGACTTGTTATTCTCCAATAGAACTTGGTGTTTCTCTAATGCTACTCGAAGCGACCGTGAAGTTTTATTCACTGATTTGAAAAACGAAGATCCTGCTTCCACTTGAACAAAAAACatcataatacttttttttttatgaatgtggCAAATGATGTTGAGCAAAATTagcacattttttaaatttatatttctatttatattcaatactgTTAATGAAAGCATCtgtattttgaattaatgtcTCACGTTCATTGAATGCATTCTCTAATGTTCTTGTAACGTGTCTGAGCAGTCGGCGATGGGATTGTTGCATGATGGGTATGTAAGCACTGGGGAAAGTGGCAGAGAAACAATTACTGATAACCTCTTTCACACTCTCTGCTGTTGCTGTTGCTATTCGATCCTTTAGATCCtgcgaattattaaaaatagttaattattaaattattggtaaTGAAGAGACTTAAAACAAAGCGAATAAATTGGTGCGCTACCGCGATttcattactatatttttttcagatttttaaaacttaacttCCCATAAATGCTGGACAAAGCCATCTTCTTTTAAGATTTGGAACTAGTTAGCTAGCTAGTCACAAAggatttgtgtatattttagtgtttgGATTTGAATATATTCTGGTGAGATGaagaagtttattattataacttacatCGCTTTGTAGGAAGTCATTGAGAACCTGTCGAATTTGTATATCGACATTTTGTGTTTGTGTCGTTTTTGCGTCTATCAGATCTTTGGAGCGTATTCTTTTGTCGTCAAACTGTGTAGCATCTGCTAAGACTTTCGCTGCATCAtctaatctaaaatattttgtttattacgaCAGATATAACGATTATAAAAAAGATTGTGTAAAAGTAAGGTAATGTCCTTCTTTTCAGTTAAGACCTTCTCTTTATAAGACTTGGATCTCATAAGATACTCCATACGGGTTGGTGATACTCAATACACATGGCAGATGAAAAGCCGTTATGTAGAATTTGTAAatgatatgttaaaatataatggacaatttgaatttaatgaaagtaatgagtttttattcaaactttttttgttaaaaatcacGTACCTTCCCTAAATGACGATAACgataacgatatttttatgCTGTCGTGAATatgatactattaaaatatattaatagtttatttattacccACTAAGCATGCTCCTTAGGATTCTGAGCGAAGGCATTCTATTTaacatgaatttatattaatttaagcaaGGACATTAcagtctttaccatagggcgcACGgggcccagggcccccatcctaaGAGTACTCCGAAGAAtcaacaatttaccaaattaaaccaaaaaatatctagcaaaagggccccaaattcatgggtgcccaagggccgcagcacagcttgagacggctctgagCAAGGATGTTTTGAGCACTGATAACTTGTACCACACGTAAAAGTGATAGATTggttttctattataaaaaactctTACGTATTTGTAGAATCCTTTAGTAAGTCCGGTCGTTGAGCTGATGTTAATTTGCTCAAGACTAAATTAGAACTGAGCAGGTCTTCCTTCagtgcttttaataaaatatgctgTTCCAGCagcaaatctaataaaaaaacatacattataaatgaCCAAAGAAGAAGCAGCATTGAATGATCCTTGGGAGGTACTAGGGTTTAGAGAAAATGATTtcgattattatattactttataaacatactttaaatGTAAGTTTTCCCAAGCCACGTATGAgtacctacatattttaaaatacagatagcaatgttttatttctttattgtgaataatgttaagaatattccgattgcattaaaatattgtcatatacTCACTATTTAGCTTACATATTTTCTCATCCAAAGCAGACAGATTTTCATCGTCTAATTGGGACGTGTACGTAACTCCACTGTCTAATTGTTCTTTATCAATTGAAGATACATCTGAACGGTCATCAATTATAACGCAAATATCCTGGGATGAATCGCTTTGTAAATGATTATCGCGATTAAAATAGTCACAAAAACGATCATATGATTTTTCTCTTTTCACGTAACAATCATTTGGTGTGTTTAAAGTATCTGCAGATCTTGATTTTGTAAGGTTTGAGTTAAAATGcgaagacattttatttttattgagggCTCAGTTGTTGTTTCAAGAAGTAGACAATTCAGATGTATCATGTGTTGCTTTGGTAGGTTTAATAAAGttaagtaacaatttttttcgtTCTACCttcttcattttataattctaagaatttagaaatatttacaaaatttcagctcaaacGTTTGGAAGGAACCcgaaaaattagttaaaaactttgaaataaGCAGGCGAcggtgattaaaaaaaatcgcactTTATTAACGTCTGAGGTACCTAcgaggatattatttttttcttaaatatttaattaacataaattaaatttgtttcagtaaaataaataaaatgatttatttataatatggatagtatattaaaaactaattttaaagagTATTAAACTCAAATTTCTACATTCAACATCGAATCAGATCAgcagaacaaaaaaaaatttgtttaaaaatagtatattcgTTATTGCAAggcgaataataaaatacataaaccaTGATATCAGTACTTATCATgagtaataaaattcaaaccaCGTAGTCGACTGCGTATTCTGCCTTCTTGTTCATTGCTAGCAATAAAATAGAGAGTTTTACcttacaataaaacttacctattatttttccttAAGACATCCGGAATCCATCTTGAGTCAAGCACCTGTCTTTTTTTGCGATTTTCAGCTTAGCGACTTCCTCCCTTAGTACTTCCGGCGCCACTATCGCTTTTGGCGGCACTAATGGGCGCACTTTATTCGACACCAACTTTTTAACTTCAT comes from Vanessa atalanta chromosome 3, ilVanAtal1.2, whole genome shotgun sequence and encodes:
- the LOC125077382 gene encoding reticulocalbin-2; translation: MSKQYYITLTLLLTPNILLCATAAVHSHSIDNTERESDGAYRPRDYEHYNDAGHNVEFDHEAILGSVREAEEYDSLSPEEAKRRFALLLPKMDLNGDSYVDQSELKKWILNSFVKLSQEEAEERMSETDSDQDGLVTWSEYLKDAFGVSAEEELDSEDIGDTGMLVREEKAMWRAADANGDGALDFDEFAVFSNPEEHESMHVFLVNQTIREKDLNGDGLISFHEYIGDRGAQQDQEWVIAERDKFEHELDRDRDGLLAPDELRRWLVPDNDEIAEEEAEHLLATADDDGDARLSRRELLEHHAVFVGGARAPERFDDEL
- the LOC125077230 gene encoding enhancer of mRNA-decapping protein 4-like, whose amino-acid sequence is MSSHFNSNLTKSRSADTLNTPNDCYVKREKSYDRFCDYFNRDNHLQSDSSQDICVIIDDRSDVSSIDKEQLDSGVTYTSQLDDENLSALDEKICKLNNLLLEQHILLKALKEDLLSSNLVLSKLTSAQRPDLLKDSTNTLDDAAKVLADATQFDDKRIRSKDLIDAKTTQTQNVDIQIRQVLNDFLQSDDLKDRIATATAESVKEVISNCFSATFPSAYIPIMQQSHRRLLRHVTRTLENAFNELEAGSSFFKSVNKTSRSLRVALEKHQVLLENNKSGIFDNLQSTLQIILKNELKEWREQLLGILMPQLQTDVWDENSALHEKEIFSHISPPQPADPERSIIDQLMKSAEINKQIKEGDINKSFEEALSSSDLSLVMAACKAADLDKVFSTPCSLKQSVLLSLVQQLATDMVHDTQLKCRYLEEALINLNPSDQTTRMHLPLVVGEVHKHLSKFLRSFPSHVASRRISLIIMAANNLLK